DNA sequence from the Desulfocurvus vexinensis DSM 17965 genome:
GCGGGCCGGGGCGCGGCCTTGGCCGCAGGACGCGCAGGGGCCGGGGCCGGGCGCCGGGCGCGGGCCGGGGCGGGGGCGGCGCCGGTCATGGCACGCACGGTGGCCGACAGCTCGTCCAGCAGTTGCGCGAACTCGCGCAGCACGGTCCCGGACTCGTCCATGCCCCCGGCGGTGTCCTCGGCGATGCGCGAAACCTCGTCCACGGCGGCGGCGATCTCCTCGCTGGCGGCGGACTGCTCCTCGCTGGCCGTGGCGATGGCCTCCACGCTGCCCGAGGTCTCCACGGCCCTGGCCCGGATGCGCTCCAGGGCCTCGCGGGCCTCGCCGCTGCGGGTGTTGGCGTCGGTCACGCCGTCGATCATCTGCTCGGAAACCTCCACCCCCCGGGCGACCCCGGCCTGGATGGAGCCGATCTGGGCCTCGACCTCCTTGGTGGCGTGCATGGTCTTCTCGGCCAGCTTGCGCACCTCGTCGGCCACCACGGCGAACCCGCGCCCGGCGTCGCCCGCCCGCGCCGCCTCGATGGCCGCGTTGAGCGCGAGCAGGTTCGTCTGGTCGGCGATGTCGTTGATGGTGCTGATGACGCCGCCGATGGTCCGGGCCTGATCGCCGAGCTGCTGCATGGTCATCTGCAGGGCCGAGGTGTGGTCGGTGACGGTGGCGATAGAGGCGCGCACGCCTTCCATGACCCCGGCGCCCTCCTCGGACAGGCGCATGGTCTCCGAGGCCTTGTCGGAGGTGTCGCCCGCGTTGCGGGCCACGTCCAGGACCGTGGCGGTCATCTGCTCCATGGCCGTGGCCGTGTCGCGCATGCGGTCCTTCTGGGTTCCGGCCCCGGCGGTGGCGGCGGCGATGATCCCCTCCAGGCGCTCCATGGCCTGGGCCATGGCCCCGGCCACGTCGGTGGCCTGATGGGCGGCCTGGGTGATGGCCTCGTTGCGCGCGGCGAGGTCCTTTTCGCGGGCCTGGGCCTCGCGGTGGGCGGCCTCGGCCTCGCGGGCGCTGGCCAGGGCCTCGGCGTGGGCCTGCTCGCTCTCGGCGCAGCGGGTGGCGATGGCGGCGGTCAGGGCCTTCAGGCTCTGCTCCAGGCCCGCCAGCTCGTCGGGGGCCTGGGGGGCCTGGGCCGCGCGGGCGTCCAGCCCCCTGGCGGCGCTGTCGGCCTGCGCGGCCAGGGCCTCGATGCGCCCGGCCACGCGCCGGGCATCCAGGTTGGCCAGGATCACCGAGCCGGAAAGGATCGCAAAGGCCAGGCCCACCAGCAGGGTCTCGGCCAGGCTGGCCTGGTGGAAGGCCTCCACGCCAAGCAGCAGCAGGAGCGCCGCCACGAGCACGGCGGCCAGACTCAGGGCCAGATGCAACAGCGCCTTGTTCTTCAACGTGAGGTTCATGACGGAAGTCCCTGTGTCGCGCGAGGGGGAACGGTCGCGGCTGAATATGGGCGGAAAGGGATTACGAAAATTCGCCGGGCTAGGGCCCGGGGGCCGGGGGCGGGGTCCCGGCCAGGGCCGACAGATGAGCGGCCACGGCCTGATCCGCCGCCCGGGCCAGGGCGCCGAGCACCAGGGCCAGGGCCTCGGACGGCGGCACGCCGCCCCGGCCATGGCCGATGCCCGCCAGCCGCAGCTTGGGCAGGTGCAGGGTCGCACCGCCCGGCGCCAGGGTCAGGGTCGCGTCGTGGACCACCAGCTCGTCGATGACCAGCAATTGGACGCCGCCGGGCTCGCCGCCCCGGGCGGCCCGGGCGTCGCGGGCCAGGCGCTCGTTGCGGGCGGTCTCCAGGGCGTTGGACAGCAGGACGTCGAGGTTCGAAGCCCCGGCGGCGCCCCGCTCGTAGGTGATGGCCGGGCTCTCGACCACCAGGGTGCGCACGGCGACCACGGGGCCGGAAAAGGACTCCGGGGCCAGCTCCAGGCGCACGGCGCCCAGGCTCGCGGCCAGCGGCGCGGCAAAGCCCCCGGGGTTGCCGATCTGCAACCCGCGCAGCTCGCCCTGGCCCGAAAGGATGGACACGTCGGACTCGTCCAGGTTCACCGGCGCGGCCAGGACCACGGCCCCGCACGCCTCCACGCAGCAGCGGATGGCGGGGTTGACATGCACCACGGCCCAGGCGGCGATGCCGCCAAGGCCCAGGGCGGCGGCGAGGATACAGGTCAGCAGGAGGCCCTTCATGCGTTCTCCAGGCGGGGGGAGGCGTCCCGGGCGCGCAGGCACCCGGACAGGAGGCATTCAACCCTATTCGCGGGCACAAAGCAACTCCCGCCGCGCCCCTAGCCCCGGCGGACCAGCACCACCCCCGCCACCAGCAGCCCCGCGCCCAGCACCCGGCCCCAGCTCATGGGCTGCGCCGGGTAGCCCAAGAGGCCCCAATGGTCCAGGGCCAGGGAGGCCGCCAGCTGCCCGGCCACCACCAGGGCGAACATGGCCGTGGCGCCCAGGCGCCAGGACAGGAAGATGGTCATGGTCACGAAAAAGGCGCCCAGCACCCCGCCGCTCCACTGCCACCACGGCACCCGCGCGGGCAGCCCCGGCCAGGGGGTGCGCGTGGCCACCAGATAGCAGGCCAGGGCCAGGGTGCCGACCACGAAGGAGACCAGGGAGGCGGTCACCGCGTCTCCGGCCCAGGACTCGCGCAGGCGGGAGTTGATGCCCGCCTGCACCGGGGCCGTGGCCCCGGCCAGCAGGGCCAGGACGACGTAGAGCAGGCTTTCCATGGGGAAGAATCTCCTGACAGGGGCCGCACGGGCGGCCCGCCGGGCGCCGGGCCCGGGGTTTGGCGAACGGGAGGCGCGGGGCCTCAGGCCTTCAGGCTGCCCCGGTAGGCGTCCCAGGACTCGACGCCCAGGGTCGCGCACAGGGCGGGCAGCTCGTCCACCAGCCGGAAGGCCGCGTCGGGACGGATGAAATTGGCCGTGCCCACCTGCACCGCCGTGGCGCCCACGAGGATGAACTCCAGCACGTCCTCGGCGCTGGCGATGCCGCCGATGCCGATGACCGGGATCTTCACCGCCTGGCAGACCTGCCACACGCAGCGCAGGGCCACGGGCTTGATGGCCGGGCCGGAGAGCCCGCCGACGACGTTGGCCAGGCGCGGCCTGCGCGTGCGCGCGTCCACGGCCATGCCCGAGAGGGTGTTGATGAGCGAGAGGGCGTCGGCCCCGGCGTCCTGGGCGGCGCGGGCCATGGCCGCGATGTCCGTGACGTTGGGCGTCAGCTTGACGATGACCGGCTTGGACCCGGCGCGGCGCTTGACGGCCTCGGTGACGCGCGCGGCCAGGCGCGGGTCCTGCCCGAAAAGGATGCCGCCCTCGCTGACGTTGGGGCAGGAGATGTTCACCTCCAGGGCGGCGATACCTTCCTGCGCAGCCAGGTAGGCCGCCAGCTCGCCGAACTCCTCGGCCTCGCAGGCGTAGAGGTTGGCGATGACCGGGGTCTTGGCCCAGGGCAGGGCGGGCAGGCGCTTTTCCACGAACTCGCGGGCGCCGATGTTCTGCAGGCCGATGGCGTTGAGCATGCCCGCCGGGGTTTCGGCGATGCGCGGCATGAGGTTGCCCCGGCGCGGCTCAAGGGACAGGCCCTTGACCACCATGGCCCCCAGGCGCCCCAGGTCGCCAAAGCGCATGTACTCCACCCCGTAGCCGAAGGTGCCCGAGGCGGTGATGATCGGGTTGTCCAGGGTCAGCCCGGCGAAGGAAACGGTCATGTCCATGGCGTGGCTCCTAGAGGCTGATTTCGTCGGACCAGAACACCGGGCCGCGCGCGCACACCGACAAGGGGCCGTGCTCCTTGTGCTCGGTGACGCAGCCCAGGCAGGCGCCGACGCCGCAGGCCATGCGGTTTTCC
Encoded proteins:
- a CDS encoding bacteriohemerythrin, whose translation is MNLTLKNKALLHLALSLAAVLVAALLLLLGVEAFHQASLAETLLVGLAFAILSGSVILANLDARRVAGRIEALAAQADSAARGLDARAAQAPQAPDELAGLEQSLKALTAAIATRCAESEQAHAEALASAREAEAAHREAQAREKDLAARNEAITQAAHQATDVAGAMAQAMERLEGIIAAATAGAGTQKDRMRDTATAMEQMTATVLDVARNAGDTSDKASETMRLSEEGAGVMEGVRASIATVTDHTSALQMTMQQLGDQARTIGGVISTINDIADQTNLLALNAAIEAARAGDAGRGFAVVADEVRKLAEKTMHATKEVEAQIGSIQAGVARGVEVSEQMIDGVTDANTRSGEAREALERIRARAVETSGSVEAIATASEEQSAASEEIAAAVDEVSRIAEDTAGGMDESGTVLREFAQLLDELSATVRAMTGAAPAPARARRPAPAPARPAAKAAPRPAAKPAAAPRPAAKGGFPIQWSDAAMSVGVTEIDEQHKILVAMINDLNEAMRTGRGKDALEDMIRGLKDYAAFHFGHEEKLMASHDFPGLLAHKARHRDFVKQVVDFEKGFASGKAALTMEVMQFLKDWLVEHIQGTDRGYTKHLNDRGVR
- a CDS encoding dihydroorotate dehydrogenase, with protein sequence MDMTVSFAGLTLDNPIITASGTFGYGVEYMRFGDLGRLGAMVVKGLSLEPRRGNLMPRIAETPAGMLNAIGLQNIGAREFVEKRLPALPWAKTPVIANLYACEAEEFGELAAYLAAQEGIAALEVNISCPNVSEGGILFGQDPRLAARVTEAVKRRAGSKPVIVKLTPNVTDIAAMARAAQDAGADALSLINTLSGMAVDARTRRPRLANVVGGLSGPAIKPVALRCVWQVCQAVKIPVIGIGGIASAEDVLEFILVGATAVQVGTANFIRPDAAFRLVDELPALCATLGVESWDAYRGSLKA
- a CDS encoding DMT family transporter; translation: MESLLYVVLALLAGATAPVQAGINSRLRESWAGDAVTASLVSFVVGTLALACYLVATRTPWPGLPARVPWWQWSGGVLGAFFVTMTIFLSWRLGATAMFALVVAGQLAASLALDHWGLLGYPAQPMSWGRVLGAGLLVAGVVLVRRG